In Phaseolus vulgaris cultivar G19833 chromosome 10, P. vulgaris v2.0, whole genome shotgun sequence, a single genomic region encodes these proteins:
- the LOC137817819 gene encoding lysine-rich arabinogalactan protein 19-like, protein MGASKRMMLAKAMKEARAAKAGASSTPAADPVPPPTLSPPPPFTAEAPLSSSPSSPHSPAALQTPGSPLSIAAVPLAAASSPAPTPLDKGKRVLEILSDDEDSEGVAPFKRRKSAQVPLLVEASP, encoded by the coding sequence atgggcgcttctaagagaatgatgctggcgaaagcaatgaaggaggctcgcgccgccaaggcgggcgcctcctccacccctgcTGCCGATCCAGTTCCCCCACCAACTCTGTCGCCGCCTCCTCCGTTTACCGCCGAAGCTCCCCTTAGTTCATCTCCGTCATCTCCACACAGCCCCGCAGCACTTCAGACTCCTGGCTCTCCTCTATCgatcgccgccgttcccctagccgcggcctcgtcaccggctccaaccccccttgacaaagggaaacgggtcttggagattctatcagatgatgaggactcggaGGGTGTGGCGCCTTTCAAAAGGAGAAAATCTGCACAGGTTCCTCTTttggtagaggcgtcgccctaG